In a genomic window of Roseiflexus castenholzii DSM 13941:
- a CDS encoding alpha/beta hydrolase yields MPTESIQFAARATESPSVGRRRVESLTVWAGSPGVLLIHGFGGDLAEVRPLAAAFIREGYSVHAPLLPGHGALPDALAGVRWQQWAETVVQGFALLHQHCSEVAVVGFSMGSLLALLLAAHLPVARLVALAPALTLRGQFLVNLSSIARYAISWYYPLARADFKDPALRALIRNRVPDADLDDPVVCEQLRRTVRMPLTAIHQLTLLQRSARRALPRITAPTLVVQGRDDATVDPRSAGQVARHIGAADCRLIWMDGYGHQLLLGEGGERVAHMIVAWLKG; encoded by the coding sequence ATGCCGACCGAATCGATCCAATTTGCTGCGCGTGCGACAGAATCACCATCGGTTGGACGTCGCAGGGTGGAGTCGCTGACTGTTTGGGCGGGTTCGCCGGGTGTATTGTTGATCCATGGCTTTGGCGGCGATCTGGCGGAAGTCCGTCCACTGGCGGCTGCATTCATTCGGGAGGGATACAGCGTGCACGCCCCGCTGCTCCCTGGTCATGGCGCGCTTCCCGATGCGCTTGCCGGTGTCCGGTGGCAACAATGGGCGGAAACAGTGGTGCAGGGATTTGCGCTGCTGCATCAGCATTGCTCCGAGGTTGCGGTCGTTGGCTTTTCGATGGGATCGTTGCTCGCGCTGCTGCTGGCGGCACATCTGCCGGTTGCGCGCCTGGTCGCGCTGGCGCCGGCGTTGACGCTGCGCGGCCAATTTCTGGTGAATCTGAGCAGTATCGCGCGATACGCCATTTCATGGTACTATCCTCTTGCCAGGGCTGATTTCAAAGATCCGGCGCTGCGCGCGCTTATACGCAATCGCGTCCCGGATGCCGATCTTGATGACCCGGTCGTCTGTGAGCAATTGCGCCGCACTGTGCGCATGCCGCTGACTGCGATTCATCAGTTGACCCTGTTGCAGCGCTCTGCGCGCCGTGCATTGCCGCGCATCACGGCGCCAACGCTGGTAGTGCAGGGGCGCGATGATGCAACAGTCGATCCACGATCCGCCGGGCAGGTCGCGCGGCATATCGGTGCTGCCGACTGTCGGTTGATTTGGATGGATGGGTATGGACATCAGTTGCTCCTCGGCGAGGGTGGTGAACGGGTCGCGCATATGATCGTCGCCTGGCTCAAAGGGTAG
- a CDS encoding CRTAC1 family protein produces the protein MFIDCSHLIASNPPRLHYGVAVVDINDDGAWELFIAGFDGANRVLRWNGAGFVDIVDQTLADAQRQAIGVAAGDLDGDGREEIYVLNTDTFAGRKRFGDRLFDFQETGWVDLFELPQNREALNLTAGRSVAVVDRLGTGRYGFFVANYGGPFRLYELDRFGEVQDMASAAGVSFTTGGRGVMTLPLVTSRMDIFTVNENGPNLLFANRGDGTFEEIARRAGLPDPHEHGRGVAAGDFDGDGRFDIVYGNWEGPHRLFLQKWEGLFVDAAPPDMAEPSRVRTVIAADFDNDGELEIFFNNIGEPNRLFARRGDVWTKIDPGDALEPAGLGTGAAVGDFDGDGRLELLISHGEADLQPLSLYRPVSNEYAWLRVLPLTRAGAPARGAVVVLSAGGRRQLRAVDAGSGYLCQMEAVAHFGLGRVATVESVEVYWPDGAMTSITAPEVNRVLRIPHP, from the coding sequence ATGTTTATTGATTGCAGCCATCTGATCGCTTCCAATCCACCGCGTCTGCACTATGGCGTGGCGGTGGTCGACATCAATGATGATGGCGCCTGGGAGCTATTCATTGCCGGCTTCGATGGCGCCAATCGCGTGCTGCGCTGGAACGGCGCCGGTTTCGTCGATATTGTCGATCAGACCCTCGCCGATGCCCAACGGCAGGCGATCGGCGTGGCAGCCGGCGACCTCGACGGTGATGGTCGGGAGGAGATCTATGTCCTCAACACCGATACCTTCGCCGGTCGTAAGCGCTTTGGTGATCGCTTGTTCGATTTCCAGGAGACCGGTTGGGTCGATCTGTTCGAATTGCCGCAGAACCGCGAGGCGCTCAATTTAACCGCCGGTCGCTCGGTTGCGGTCGTGGATCGCCTCGGCACGGGGCGCTATGGCTTCTTTGTGGCGAATTATGGCGGTCCGTTTCGCCTGTATGAACTCGACCGCTTTGGCGAAGTGCAGGATATGGCAAGCGCTGCGGGCGTCAGTTTTACAACCGGCGGGCGCGGTGTGATGACCCTTCCTCTGGTGACGTCGCGCATGGATATTTTTACAGTCAATGAAAATGGTCCCAATCTGCTCTTTGCCAATCGTGGCGATGGCACGTTCGAGGAAATCGCCCGCCGCGCCGGTTTGCCCGATCCGCACGAGCACGGTCGGGGAGTTGCCGCCGGCGATTTCGATGGCGATGGCCGTTTCGACATCGTCTATGGCAACTGGGAGGGTCCGCATCGTCTGTTCTTGCAGAAGTGGGAAGGTCTCTTCGTTGATGCTGCGCCGCCTGATATGGCGGAACCATCGCGGGTGCGCACGGTTATCGCCGCTGATTTCGATAATGACGGCGAGTTGGAAATCTTCTTCAACAACATCGGTGAACCAAACCGCCTGTTTGCGCGTCGCGGCGATGTGTGGACGAAAATCGATCCGGGAGATGCGCTCGAACCCGCCGGATTGGGCACCGGTGCGGCAGTTGGCGATTTTGACGGCGATGGCCGGCTTGAATTGCTGATCAGTCACGGCGAAGCCGATTTGCAGCCGCTCAGTCTGTACCGTCCGGTTTCCAATGAGTATGCCTGGCTGCGCGTGTTGCCGCTGACCCGCGCCGGCGCGCCGGCGCGCGGCGCTGTCGTCGTGCTCTCCGCTGGCGGCAGGCGGCAACTGCGCGCCGTTGATGCCGGCAGCGGCTATTTGTGTCAGATGGAAGCAGTCGCCCACTTTGGTCTGGGACGTGTGGCGACGGTTGAGTCGGTTGAGGTGTACTGGCCCGATGGCGCGATGACTTCCATTACCGCGCCGGAGGTGAACCGCGTGCTCCGCATCCCACATCCGTGA